Proteins encoded by one window of Deinococcus radiodurans R1 = ATCC 13939 = DSM 20539:
- a CDS encoding YgaP family membrane protein codes for MNQNVGNLDRLVRATVGIGLLIVATRRHGLGKLAALGLGAALLTTSATAHCPAYSALGTDTLDH; via the coding sequence ATGAACCAGAATGTCGGGAACCTTGACCGCCTCGTCCGTGCCACCGTCGGCATCGGGCTGCTGATTGTCGCCACCCGCCGCCACGGCCTCGGCAAGCTCGCTGCGCTGGGCCTGGGCGCCGCGCTGCTTACCACCTCGGCCACCGCCCACTGCCCCGCGTACTCGGCGCTAGGGACCGATACCCTCGACCACTGA